A single genomic interval of Rhodopseudomonas palustris harbors:
- a CDS encoding ABC transporter ATP-binding protein, translating into MIRVEQAGHWFRPEQWLFRDLSFAVTEGEAAAILGPNGCGKTTLLRALANTLALKQGRINVDGIVGVVPQALRGDVGYRVIDMVLLGRSRYLGRFGAPGRRDLSRAEACLDAVGIGDLAERRYDRLSGGQRQLVLFARALAGDCRVLLLDEPASALDLANQGVVLRLIRRLVRDDGMTVVFTTHHPDHALAVADKVLMMAGEPVFGPADRVLDEANLARLYGVPVRRVTIEADGERIEATVPVHRLTGFDAPPPRL; encoded by the coding sequence ATGATCAGAGTGGAGCAGGCGGGGCATTGGTTTCGCCCGGAGCAATGGCTGTTTCGTGATCTGTCGTTCGCGGTCACCGAAGGTGAAGCCGCCGCGATCCTCGGGCCGAACGGCTGCGGCAAGACCACGTTGCTGCGCGCGCTCGCGAATACGCTGGCGTTGAAGCAGGGACGTATCAACGTCGACGGCATCGTGGGCGTGGTGCCGCAGGCGCTGCGTGGTGACGTCGGCTACCGGGTGATCGACATGGTGCTGCTCGGGCGCAGCCGCTATCTCGGCCGCTTCGGCGCGCCCGGCCGGCGCGATCTGTCCCGCGCCGAAGCCTGTCTCGATGCCGTGGGCATCGGCGATCTCGCCGAACGCCGCTACGACCGCCTCAGCGGCGGCCAGCGCCAGCTCGTTCTGTTCGCCCGCGCGCTCGCCGGCGATTGCCGGGTGCTGCTGCTCGACGAGCCGGCCTCGGCGCTCGATCTTGCCAATCAGGGCGTGGTGCTGCGGCTGATCCGCCGCCTCGTGCGCGACGACGGCATGACCGTGGTGTTCACCACGCATCATCCGGATCATGCGCTGGCTGTTGCTGACAAGGTGTTGATGATGGCGGGCGAACCGGTGTTCGGCCCCGCCGACCGTGTGCTCGACGAGGCCAATCTGGCGCGGCTCTATGGCGTGCCGGTGCGGCGTGTCACCATCGAGGCAGATGGCGAGCGCATCGAAGCGACCGTGCCGGTGCACCGGCTGACGGGCTTCGATGCGCCGCCACCCCGCTTATGA
- a CDS encoding c-type cytochrome, protein MKLRIATIAGLVVLGSGFAVAQTDVIAQRKAILKQMGEATKPIAAMLKGEAKFDQAVVQKSLAAIADDSKKLPALFPADSKTGGDTAALPKIWEDKAKFDDLFAKLAAAATAAQGTIKDEASLKANIGGVLGNCKSCHDDFRAKKS, encoded by the coding sequence ATGAAATTGAGAATTGCTACTATCGCCGGGTTGGTTGTGCTGGGCAGCGGCTTCGCGGTCGCGCAGACCGACGTGATCGCGCAACGCAAGGCGATCCTGAAGCAGATGGGCGAGGCCACCAAGCCGATCGCCGCGATGCTGAAGGGCGAGGCGAAGTTCGACCAGGCGGTGGTGCAGAAGTCGCTGGCCGCGATCGCCGACGACTCCAAGAAGCTGCCGGCGCTGTTCCCGGCCGACTCCAAGACCGGTGGCGACACCGCGGCGCTGCCGAAGATCTGGGAAGACAAGGCGAAGTTCGACGACCTGTTCGCCAAGCTGGCCGCTGCGGCCACCGCGGCGCAGGGTACGATCAAGGATGAAGCCTCGCTCAAGGCGAACATCGGCGGCGTGCTCGGCAACTGCAAGTCGTGCCACGACGACTTCCGCGCCAAGAAGAGCTAA
- a CDS encoding cytochrome b/b6 domain-containing protein yields the protein MNEASVVAWDGPTRVFKWALVFVVLDGWISNTYGGAYPAWHKLNGYTALVLIVFRILWGFVGGSTARFGSFVAMPGKVLAYIADKKKFLGHNPLGGWMVVALLALVLAMAISGLFSADEDRLIIEGPLAKTVADATVDTAALWHRRIFTAIEVFVALHVAANVIYALTSREPLIQAMITGRKPADTYADMPDAEPGPWGRAFACLLVAAFVVLAPIYVIGGRLL from the coding sequence ATGAACGAAGCGAGCGTCGTCGCCTGGGACGGGCCTACGCGCGTCTTCAAGTGGGCGCTCGTCTTCGTCGTCCTCGATGGCTGGATCAGCAACACCTATGGCGGGGCCTATCCCGCCTGGCACAAGCTCAATGGCTATACGGCGCTGGTGCTGATCGTCTTCCGCATCCTGTGGGGCTTCGTCGGCGGTTCGACCGCCCGGTTCGGCAGCTTTGTCGCGATGCCGGGCAAGGTGCTGGCCTACATCGCCGACAAGAAGAAGTTTCTCGGCCACAATCCGCTCGGCGGGTGGATGGTGGTGGCGTTGCTGGCGCTGGTGCTGGCCATGGCGATCAGCGGGCTGTTCTCGGCGGATGAAGACCGCCTGATCATCGAAGGACCGCTCGCCAAGACCGTGGCCGATGCCACCGTCGACACCGCCGCGCTGTGGCACCGGCGGATCTTCACCGCGATCGAGGTGTTCGTCGCGCTCCACGTCGCGGCCAACGTGATCTACGCGCTCACCAGCCGTGAGCCGCTGATCCAGGCGATGATCACCGGCCGCAAGCCCGCCGACACTTATGCGGATATGCCGGACGCCGAACCCGGCCCATGGGGCAGGGCGTTCGCTTGCCTTCTCGTGGCGGCGTTCGTGGTGCTGGCGCCGATCTATGTGATCGGGGGACGGCTGCTTTAA
- a CDS encoding enoyl-CoA hydratase, which translates to MTDTPYVLRADDDGVTTLTLNRPQARNALSQGMLEALRAALAEIAADASVQVLIIAGSGPAFCAGHDLKELRAGNYAPDYVDALFAACAEVMQAIVHLPKPVIARVHGVATAAGAQLVASADLAFAADDARFATPGVNIGLFCSTPMVALSRNLTRKHAMQMLLSGDLIDADTAFRFGLINEVVPAAELEQRTLAFARQIAGKSPLTLAIGKEAFYRQAELSLADAYAYTSQVMAKNLQAEDAKEGIDAFLGKRQPVWCGR; encoded by the coding sequence ATGACCGACACTCCGTACGTGCTGCGCGCCGATGATGACGGCGTCACGACGCTGACGCTGAACCGGCCGCAGGCGCGCAACGCGCTGTCGCAGGGCATGCTGGAGGCGCTGCGCGCGGCGCTGGCGGAGATCGCCGCCGACGCCAGCGTGCAGGTGCTGATCATCGCCGGCTCGGGCCCGGCCTTCTGCGCCGGTCATGACCTGAAGGAACTGCGCGCCGGCAATTACGCCCCGGACTATGTCGACGCCCTGTTCGCGGCCTGTGCGGAGGTGATGCAGGCGATCGTTCATCTGCCGAAGCCGGTGATCGCGCGCGTCCACGGCGTCGCCACCGCCGCCGGCGCCCAGCTGGTCGCCAGCGCCGACCTCGCCTTCGCCGCGGACGATGCGCGGTTCGCAACCCCGGGCGTCAACATCGGCCTGTTCTGCTCGACCCCGATGGTGGCGCTGTCGCGGAATCTGACGCGCAAGCACGCCATGCAGATGCTGCTGTCGGGCGATCTGATCGACGCGGACACCGCATTCCGCTTCGGCCTGATCAACGAAGTCGTTCCCGCTGCCGAGCTCGAACAGCGCACCCTCGCCTTCGCGCGGCAAATCGCCGGCAAATCCCCGCTGACGCTGGCGATCGGCAAAGAGGCGTTCTACCGCCAGGCCGAGCTGTCGCTGGCGGATGCCTACGCTTACACCAGCCAGGTGATGGCGAAGAACCTTCAGGCCGAAGATGCCAAGGAAGGGATCGATGCCTTCCTTGGGAAGCGCCAGCCGGTGTGGTGCGGGCGGTGA
- a CDS encoding CoA-transferase subunit beta produces the protein MSETLDYSRQEMMAIATGREVKDGELAIFGVGLSMLAGYFAQANHAPHLRTMTEGGVYGATPVGGLPWGIECNRISTNATSFTSAIDALGFLVASGRCDVGVIGAAQVDKFGNVNTTGIWDDEIGHHYRPPKIRLPGAGGANDIACGAKRFIIMVTHEPKRFAEKVTYLSSPGYLEGGNARERFGFVGGGPSAIITTLGILRPDPDTKEFQLDGWFAFSSVDEIKAHTGWDLKVSPTAHMIAEPTATELANLRKVDETGALRKH, from the coding sequence ATGAGCGAGACACTGGACTATTCCCGCCAGGAGATGATGGCGATCGCCACCGGTCGCGAAGTGAAGGACGGCGAGCTGGCGATCTTCGGCGTCGGCCTGTCGATGCTGGCCGGATATTTCGCTCAGGCCAATCATGCACCGCATCTGCGGACCATGACCGAAGGCGGCGTCTATGGCGCGACGCCGGTCGGCGGCCTGCCCTGGGGCATCGAGTGCAACCGCATCTCCACCAACGCGACCAGCTTCACCTCGGCGATCGACGCGCTGGGTTTCCTGGTCGCCTCGGGGCGATGCGACGTCGGCGTGATCGGCGCCGCGCAGGTCGACAAGTTCGGCAACGTCAACACCACCGGCATCTGGGACGACGAGATCGGCCATCACTATCGGCCGCCCAAGATCCGCCTGCCCGGCGCCGGCGGCGCCAATGACATCGCCTGCGGCGCCAAACGCTTCATCATCATGGTGACGCACGAACCCAAGCGCTTTGCCGAGAAGGTCACCTATCTGAGTTCGCCCGGCTATCTTGAGGGCGGCAATGCGCGCGAGCGCTTCGGCTTCGTCGGTGGCGGACCGTCGGCCATCATCACCACGCTGGGCATCCTGCGCCCCGATCCGGACACCAAAGAATTCCAGCTCGACGGCTGGTTCGCGTTTTCCAGCGTCGACGAGATCAAGGCCCACACCGGCTGGGACCTGAAGGTGTCGCCCACCGCCCACATGATCGCCGAGCCGACCGCCACCGAGCTGGCGAACCTGCGCAAGGTCGATGAGACCGGCGCGCTACGCAAGCACTAG
- a CDS encoding CoA transferase subunit A, with amino-acid sequence MSLSRLRRTSNPLQPHASATASTDDRTATITPATTREDIGEQMAQTRLISLQEAVRRYSWDGMQYASGAALPIGSDAIIFGRELLRQGRRDLHAIFHCNSQQLNLLAAAGVVIKAECGFSALEVFGFANGLRRAVESGHMALEDYSNLGLPLRLLGGALNWPFVPATVNIGSDLQYRSAFAPDDYPSTHKIPTVVDPFTGREIGAFSPLKPDLAAIHVTLADPYGNSIMLGTEWSRVELSRAAKKVIIIADAIVDTDCIRQYPNLVRIPDLVVEAVVHWPFAAWPQSSPGMYDVDEAHMKFMNKALGSEDGTAAYIRDFVTSYRDIDSYLDMIGRDKIAELGNSNTSFLLDPYRRWILPPDEVAALSAQEVAA; translated from the coding sequence ATGTCTCTGAGCCGGCTGCGGCGGACGTCAAATCCGCTGCAGCCGCATGCTTCGGCGACGGCTTCCACCGACGATCGAACTGCGACTATAACACCGGCAACGACACGAGAGGACATCGGGGAGCAGATGGCGCAGACAAGGCTGATCTCGCTGCAAGAGGCAGTGCGACGCTATAGTTGGGACGGGATGCAGTATGCGAGCGGCGCTGCGTTGCCGATCGGATCCGACGCCATCATCTTTGGACGCGAGTTGCTGCGCCAGGGCCGGCGCGACCTGCACGCCATCTTCCACTGCAACAGCCAGCAATTGAATCTGCTGGCCGCCGCCGGTGTGGTCATCAAGGCGGAATGCGGCTTCTCGGCTCTGGAAGTGTTCGGTTTCGCCAACGGCCTGCGCCGTGCGGTCGAGAGCGGCCACATGGCGCTGGAGGACTACTCCAACCTCGGATTGCCGCTGCGACTGCTCGGCGGCGCTCTGAACTGGCCATTCGTGCCCGCCACCGTGAACATTGGCTCCGACCTGCAATATCGCAGCGCGTTCGCGCCCGACGATTATCCCAGCACGCACAAGATCCCGACGGTGGTCGATCCGTTCACCGGCCGCGAGATCGGCGCCTTCAGCCCGCTGAAGCCGGATCTGGCGGCGATCCACGTCACCCTCGCCGATCCGTACGGCAACTCGATCATGCTCGGCACCGAATGGAGCCGGGTCGAGCTGTCCCGCGCGGCCAAGAAGGTGATCATCATTGCGGACGCAATCGTCGACACCGATTGCATCCGCCAATATCCGAACCTGGTGCGGATTCCGGATCTCGTCGTCGAGGCCGTGGTGCACTGGCCGTTCGCGGCCTGGCCGCAAAGCTCGCCCGGCATGTACGACGTCGACGAAGCGCATATGAAGTTCATGAACAAGGCGCTCGGCAGCGAAGACGGCACGGCCGCCTACATCCGTGACTTCGTCACCAGCTACCGCGATATCGACAGCTATCTCGACATGATCGGCCGCGACAAGATCGCTGAACTCGGCAACAGCAACACCAGCTTCCTGCTCGATCCCTACCGCCGCTGGATCTTGCCGCCCGACGAGGTGGCCGCGTTGTCCGCCCAAGAGGTCGCAGCATGA
- a CDS encoding tripartite tricarboxylate transporter substrate binding protein encodes MTATTVSRRILLCATLAASLVAALPAAAQPADWPNKPLKLIVPFPPGGAADAVGRVVAEKLSDVLKQPVVVENKAGAGTAIAADAAAKAAPDGYTLSLAPAGQLTILPHLNKSLSYDPFKSFAPVSLVAEVPYVIGASAETPATSLKDLIAAAKKEPGKLSYSSCGNGTLCHLSGELFKNLTGTDLLHVPFKGSAPAIQALLGGQVNLSFDTLTILAPQVKSGKVKGLVITSRTRSPLLPDVPTAAEAGLPEFVVSSWFGIVVPAGTPKEIVTRLTTEINALAKLPDVRDRLAAQGLDAIPSTPETFTKVIHEDYARWGKVVEASGAKLD; translated from the coding sequence ATGACAGCCACCACGGTTTCCCGCCGCATCCTGCTGTGCGCAACGCTTGCCGCTTCTCTCGTCGCTGCCCTGCCCGCCGCGGCGCAGCCGGCTGACTGGCCGAACAAACCACTGAAGCTGATCGTGCCGTTCCCGCCGGGCGGCGCCGCCGATGCAGTCGGCCGCGTCGTGGCGGAGAAGCTCAGCGACGTGTTGAAGCAGCCGGTGGTGGTCGAGAACAAGGCCGGCGCCGGCACCGCGATCGCGGCCGACGCGGCCGCCAAGGCGGCGCCCGACGGGTACACGCTGTCGCTGGCCCCCGCCGGCCAGCTCACCATTCTGCCGCATCTGAACAAGTCGCTCTCTTACGATCCGTTCAAGAGCTTCGCGCCGGTGTCGCTGGTGGCGGAAGTGCCTTACGTGATCGGCGCCAGCGCCGAGACGCCCGCCACTTCGCTCAAAGACCTGATCGCGGCGGCGAAGAAGGAGCCGGGCAAACTCAGCTACTCGTCGTGCGGCAACGGCACGCTGTGCCATCTCAGCGGCGAGCTGTTTAAGAACCTCACCGGCACCGACCTGCTGCACGTGCCGTTCAAGGGCAGCGCGCCCGCGATCCAGGCGCTGCTCGGCGGCCAGGTCAATCTCTCGTTCGATACGCTGACCATCCTCGCGCCGCAGGTGAAGTCCGGCAAAGTCAAGGGATTGGTGATCACCAGCCGCACCCGCTCGCCGCTGCTGCCTGACGTGCCGACGGCCGCGGAAGCCGGGCTGCCTGAGTTCGTGGTGTCGTCCTGGTTCGGCATCGTCGTTCCGGCCGGCACGCCGAAGGAAATCGTGACGCGGCTGACCACCGAGATCAACGCGCTGGCGAAACTGCCGGATGTCCGCGACCGTCTCGCCGCGCAAGGCCTCGATGCCATCCCGTCGACGCCGGAGACCTTCACCAAGGTCATCCACGAAGACTACGCGCGCTGGGGCAAGGTCGTCGAAGCGTCCGGCGCCAAGCTCGATTGA
- a CDS encoding tripartite tricarboxylate transporter permease: protein MELFSQLGHGFEAALTLSNLGYCLLGVTLGTLVGVLPGLGPVATIAMLLPATYGQPPLSALIMLAGIYYGAQYGGSTSAILVNLPGESSSVVTCLDGHAMARKGRAGAALGIAALGSFFAGTVATLLIAALAEPLSNLALKFGPAEYFSLMVLGLVAAVVLANGSLTKAVAMTVLGLLLGLIGTDVNSGTERYSFGIPELSDGFGFVVVSMGLFGIAEIIHNLEKGIERNVFATSVGGIWPTREDFKAAWKPVLRGTFLGSLLGVLPGGGAILSSFAAYTIEKKLAKDPSRFGQGAIEGVAAPESANNAGAQTSFIPLLTLGIPPNAVMALMVGAMMIHGIVPGPQVMTEKPELFWGLIASMWIGNLLLVLLNMPLIGIWIRLLRVPYHVLYPAILVFCCIGIYSVNQSTIEVAFAVGFGLLGWMFIKLRCEPAPLLLGFVLGPLMEENLRRALLLAHGDPTVFVTRGLSLALLLIALALIVILVLPSVRQTREVAFHED from the coding sequence ATGGAGCTGTTCAGTCAACTCGGCCACGGCTTCGAAGCAGCACTGACGCTCAGCAATCTCGGCTATTGCCTGCTCGGCGTGACACTGGGCACGCTGGTCGGCGTGCTGCCAGGGCTCGGCCCCGTCGCTACTATTGCGATGCTGCTGCCTGCCACCTACGGCCAGCCACCGCTGTCGGCCCTGATCATGCTCGCCGGCATTTATTACGGCGCGCAGTATGGCGGCTCGACCTCGGCGATCCTGGTCAACCTGCCCGGCGAGTCCTCGTCCGTCGTCACCTGCCTCGATGGCCACGCGATGGCGCGCAAAGGCCGCGCCGGCGCGGCTCTCGGCATCGCGGCGCTCGGCTCGTTCTTCGCCGGCACCGTGGCAACGCTGCTGATCGCAGCACTCGCCGAACCGCTGTCGAACCTGGCGTTGAAGTTCGGCCCCGCCGAGTACTTCTCGCTGATGGTGCTCGGCCTCGTGGCCGCCGTCGTGCTGGCCAATGGCTCGCTCACGAAAGCCGTGGCGATGACCGTGCTCGGGCTGCTGCTCGGCCTGATCGGCACCGACGTCAATTCAGGGACCGAGCGCTACAGCTTCGGCATCCCGGAATTGTCCGATGGCTTCGGCTTCGTCGTGGTGTCGATGGGATTGTTCGGCATCGCCGAGATCATCCACAACCTCGAGAAAGGTATCGAGCGCAACGTTTTCGCGACCTCGGTCGGAGGCATCTGGCCGACCCGCGAGGACTTCAAGGCGGCCTGGAAGCCGGTGCTGCGCGGCACGTTTCTCGGCTCGCTGCTCGGCGTGCTGCCGGGCGGCGGCGCGATCCTGAGTTCATTCGCGGCCTACACCATCGAGAAGAAGCTGGCGAAGGATCCGAGCCGGTTCGGCCAGGGCGCGATCGAAGGCGTGGCGGCGCCCGAATCCGCCAACAATGCCGGCGCGCAGACCTCGTTCATCCCGCTGCTGACGCTCGGCATTCCGCCGAACGCGGTGATGGCGCTGATGGTCGGCGCGATGATGATCCACGGCATCGTGCCGGGGCCGCAGGTGATGACCGAGAAGCCCGAACTGTTCTGGGGCCTGATCGCCTCGATGTGGATCGGCAATCTGCTGCTGGTGCTGCTCAACATGCCGCTGATCGGAATCTGGATCCGGCTGCTGCGCGTGCCCTATCACGTGCTGTATCCGGCGATCCTGGTGTTCTGCTGCATCGGAATCTACAGCGTCAATCAAAGCACCATCGAGGTCGCGTTCGCGGTCGGCTTCGGCCTGCTCGGCTGGATGTTCATCAAGCTGCGCTGCGAGCCGGCGCCGCTGCTGCTCGGCTTCGTGCTCGGCCCGCTGATGGAAGAAAACCTGCGGCGCGCGCTGCTGCTGGCGCACGGTGATCCGACCGTCTTCGTCACCCGCGGACTGAGCCTTGCGCTGCTGCTGATCGCGCTGGCGCTGATCGTCATCCTGGTGCTGCCAAGCGTCCGACAGACGCGCGAAGTCGCCTTCCACGAGGACTGA
- a CDS encoding tripartite tricarboxylate transporter TctB family protein, translating to MSVRRRLDHRDGAAGLAFFVFGIAFAVLALNYPLGTTMRMGPGYFPVVLGLILAGLGLVVGLGAFRSQSVADQGAGNASLAIPKLRPALLISASVLVFAAAIESVGLALATFGVVAVSSLANSNVRWRSVAASGLVLASASVAIFAYGLRLPFRVTPF from the coding sequence ATGTCAGTTCGGCGCAGGCTTGATCATCGCGATGGTGCCGCTGGCTTGGCCTTCTTCGTGTTCGGGATTGCGTTCGCAGTCCTCGCCCTCAACTACCCGCTCGGCACGACGATGCGGATGGGACCGGGGTATTTTCCGGTTGTGCTCGGCCTGATCCTTGCGGGCCTCGGCCTCGTGGTCGGCCTCGGCGCATTCCGCAGCCAATCCGTGGCGGACCAAGGTGCAGGCAACGCCTCCCTCGCGATCCCGAAATTGCGGCCGGCACTGCTGATCTCGGCCAGCGTTCTGGTGTTCGCCGCCGCGATTGAATCGGTCGGCCTCGCTCTCGCGACGTTCGGCGTGGTCGCTGTCAGCAGCCTCGCCAACTCGAATGTACGCTGGCGTTCGGTCGCGGCATCCGGCCTCGTCCTGGCGTCGGCTTCGGTCGCGATCTTCGCCTATGGGCTGCGGCTGCCGTTCAGGGTCACGCCGTTCTGA
- a CDS encoding LysR substrate-binding domain-containing protein, with protein MMRRRLPSLIALRAFEAVGRTGSVRAAGDELAVSHTVVSRHLQNLQKFLGVALVRGEGRGVILTEAGVSFHAQISQAFDIIARATTAARPSSLPTLNIWCIPGIANRLLLSRLPELTGPPRNWEVNLQPTLTHPDLSRAEADAEIVYADVIDSRGPLMSEILVRPRVFPVASPAYLARYPAITSLEDLSQIALIHEESTMQWTRWFELAGLDDLPPLRGQRLWHAHLAIEAARLGQGVALANDVLVEEDLRSGALVEVITSSVYMETYQLVALKERWDDPAIVALRNWLKQVLAELE; from the coding sequence ATGATGCGCCGTCGTTTGCCGTCGCTGATCGCGCTCCGCGCCTTCGAGGCTGTCGGGCGCACCGGCAGCGTTCGCGCCGCCGGAGATGAACTGGCAGTCAGCCACACCGTCGTCTCGCGCCATCTGCAGAACCTGCAGAAGTTTCTCGGCGTTGCGCTGGTCCGCGGCGAGGGCCGCGGCGTCATCCTGACCGAGGCCGGCGTGAGCTTCCACGCGCAGATCTCGCAGGCGTTCGACATCATCGCACGCGCCACCACCGCGGCGCGGCCGTCGTCGCTGCCGACGCTGAACATCTGGTGCATTCCGGGCATCGCCAATCGTCTGCTGCTGTCTCGCCTGCCGGAATTGACCGGGCCTCCGCGCAACTGGGAGGTGAATCTGCAGCCGACTCTCACCCATCCGGATTTATCGCGGGCAGAGGCCGACGCTGAGATCGTCTATGCCGATGTGATCGATTCCCGCGGGCCGCTGATGTCGGAAATCCTGGTGCGGCCGCGGGTTTTTCCTGTCGCCAGCCCGGCCTATCTGGCGCGCTATCCGGCGATCACCAGTCTCGAAGATCTGTCGCAGATTGCATTGATCCACGAAGAATCCACCATGCAGTGGACCCGTTGGTTCGAGCTCGCGGGCCTCGATGATCTGCCGCCGCTGCGCGGCCAGCGGCTGTGGCACGCCCATCTGGCGATAGAAGCGGCACGGCTCGGACAGGGCGTTGCGCTCGCCAACGACGTGTTGGTCGAAGAAGACCTGCGCTCCGGCGCGCTGGTCGAGGTGATCACATCGTCGGTTTATATGGAGACTTATCAGCTCGTCGCTCTTAAAGAGCGATGGGACGATCCGGCGATTGTTGCACTGCGCAATTGGCTGAAGCAGGTGCTCGCAGAACTCGAGTGA
- the gabT gene encoding 4-aminobutyrate--2-oxoglutarate transaminase has product MTNSELLTRRQTAVVRGVSQATPVFAERALNSEIWDVEGKRYVDFAGGIAVLNTGHCHPRIVAAIREQLDRFTHTCFQVAPYEGYIRLAERLNQLAPINGPLKSILLSTGAEATENAVKIARAATGRSGVIAFTGGFHGRTAFASAMTGKVIPYKKALGPPLPGVWHVPFPVAGSDVSVEDALRCVQFVFKADIDASQVAAIIIEPVQGEGGFHQAPPELMRGLRRLCDENGIVLIADEVQTGFGRTGKMFAMEHYDVQADIVCVAKSLAGGLPLSGVIGRAAIMDAAEPGGLGGTYAGNPLACAAALAVLDVFEEENLIARANQIGERLRSAIDRFALSNTLVPTSVARGPGAMVAFDILKQRGSNEPDAEATKRVTRLAHENGLILLSCGTAANTIRILVPLTASDAIVDEGLAILERCLAA; this is encoded by the coding sequence ATGACGAATAGTGAATTGCTGACGCGCAGGCAGACGGCTGTCGTGCGGGGCGTCAGCCAAGCGACGCCGGTGTTTGCAGAACGTGCGCTGAATAGCGAGATCTGGGACGTCGAGGGCAAGCGTTACGTCGATTTCGCCGGCGGCATCGCCGTGCTCAACACCGGTCATTGCCATCCGCGCATCGTCGCGGCGATCCGTGAGCAGCTCGATCGCTTCACTCACACCTGTTTCCAGGTCGCGCCTTATGAAGGTTACATCCGGCTCGCCGAGCGCCTGAATCAGTTAGCGCCGATCAATGGGCCGCTGAAGTCGATCCTGCTGAGCACCGGTGCGGAAGCCACTGAGAACGCCGTCAAGATCGCGCGCGCCGCGACCGGCCGCAGCGGTGTGATCGCCTTCACGGGTGGTTTCCATGGCCGCACTGCATTCGCCTCGGCGATGACCGGCAAGGTCATTCCTTACAAGAAGGCGCTTGGTCCGCCGCTTCCTGGCGTCTGGCATGTTCCGTTCCCGGTCGCCGGTAGTGACGTCTCGGTCGAGGATGCGCTGCGCTGCGTGCAGTTCGTGTTCAAGGCCGATATCGATGCGTCGCAGGTTGCCGCGATCATCATCGAGCCGGTGCAGGGCGAGGGCGGCTTCCATCAGGCGCCGCCCGAACTGATGCGGGGCTTGCGTAGGCTGTGCGACGAGAACGGCATCGTACTGATCGCCGACGAAGTGCAGACCGGCTTCGGACGCACCGGCAAGATGTTCGCGATGGAGCACTACGACGTTCAGGCCGACATCGTCTGCGTCGCCAAGAGTCTTGCCGGCGGCTTGCCGCTGTCGGGCGTGATCGGCCGTGCCGCGATCATGGATGCGGCGGAGCCGGGTGGCCTCGGTGGCACCTATGCGGGCAATCCGCTGGCCTGCGCCGCAGCGCTCGCGGTGCTCGATGTGTTCGAAGAAGAGAATTTGATCGCGCGTGCGAACCAGATCGGCGAGCGGCTGCGCAGCGCGATCGATCGGTTCGCGCTGTCGAACACGCTGGTGCCGACCTCGGTCGCGCGCGGCCCCGGTGCGATGGTTGCGTTCGACATCCTCAAGCAGCGCGGCAGTAACGAGCCGGATGCGGAGGCGACCAAGCGGGTGACCCGGCTGGCGCACGAAAACGGCTTGATCCTGCTGTCGTGCGGCACCGCCGCCAACACCATTCGCATTCTGGTGCCGCTGACGGCCTCTGATGCGATCGTCGACGAAGGGTTGGCGATCCTGGAGCGCTGCCTCGCCGCTTAG